From Mucilaginibacter gotjawali:
GTACGGTCACCTGTTTCCCGATTGCCGATGGGGGCGATGGCACGGGATCATTGATTATCAAACAATGCAAGGGTAAGGTTATAAAAAAAGAAGTCCATCATCCTTTCGGTACGAAGATCATGTCTCAGTTCGGCCTGATCGATAACGGGAAAACGGCCGTTGTTGAAATGGCAGATGCATCAGGATTAAGACTTTTAAATAAAGATGAGCTAAATCCAATGCTGGCCTCGTCAGCAGGAACCGGCGAACTGATCAGCTTTGCACTGGATGAAGGTGTAAATAAGATTATTATTGCGATGGGTGGCTCAGCCACGGTTGATGGCGGTTGCGGCATATTGGCCGCGCTGGGCGCAAGGTTTTTTGACCGGGCAGATAATCTTTTGCAACCTGTTCCACAAGGTCTTGCAAATCTCGCACGGATAGACATATCGCAGCTTGATGAACGGGTATTTGATTGCGAAATAATTGTGTTATGCGATGTAAATAACAAACTGCTGGGCCCCGATGGTTCAGCTGCTATATTCGGTCCGCAAAAGGGCGCTGGCCCTGAAGAGGTGGCCAGGCTCGAAAAATTCCTGGTCAACCTTGATGATATTACCGGTAAACAGGCAGGAAAAAGACTATCGGCAATGAAGTATGGCGGTACTGCCGGCGGGGCAGCTGCTGGTTTAAGTGCCTTTTTAAATGCAAAACTGGTTAATGGAATCGGGTACTTTTTACAGGTAACCGGTTTTGATGCTGTGCTTAAAAAGAGTAATTTATTGATAACCGCCGAAGGTAGTATTGATATGCAAACGCTGCAGGGCAAAGGCCCTTTTGGCGTTGCCGAACTGGCAAAAAAAAATGATATACCGGTAATTGGACTAGCCGGCCTTATCCCGCTCACAGAAAATATAGAATTGAATAAATATTTCGATATCCTGTTGGCTATTGGAAACGGGGCTGAAGACCTGCCCGAAGCTTTAAAGCATACAAGGGTGAACCTGGTGAGGACAGCCAGGGTGATTGGAGATTTGCTGTCGATGAAAAAGTAAGCCAGCCGGATAATAAAGCCATCTTATTTTTGCTGCTTACCTTCCACCAGGTAGTTGAAACTCAGTCCTGCTGCCGGGTATCGTATTTCCAACTGGTGCTGAATTTTTTTATAAACCCTTATTTCGGGATATGGCGCTACATTGGTTTCGGATAGGGCCCAATATCCAAGGTCGATAGTACTGTAGTCGTTGCAAAGATGGCGGTAATCAGGCTTGCAAAATCGCCTCAACCCGGGGCATTTGCTGGTGTCTTTAACACAAATAATCATTTGGGGTAGTTTGCCGGAATACATTGCCGACGATAAATAATTGTCCCAGTAACCTGCCAGGTTGAAGGCAGGTAAAATGCCCCAGCAAATCAAAACAGGTACATTCCTGCCGGAAAGAAGATGTTTAAAAGCCAGATCTGATTTGTTATTTTTAAAGAAGATGAGGTATAAATAGAGGATCATTGCCATATTCCAGGGCCAGACAATGCGGTTATAGTTTAAGCCGGGCGGACCTAAAAATATAAGGATAAACAGGTGCATTAATATCAGCAGCCCTGCTGCTATTCTCCTGGTTCTGGTAAATAGCAGTCCCAACCCAGCCGTTAACTCAAAAAATCCGGCACAATACCCGCCATAAAATAACCATCCCTGTTGTGCTGTTTTTGCCGGGATCCGGAGGAACAAATGAAGGATCATTTTACTCCAGATAGTTTGCAAAAAGCCCTCATTAAGTTTGCCCAAACCGCTGTAAAAATAAGTTGACGCTAAAATAAATGCAAAAGCAATGGTGGCTAACTTTTGATTGCCTGTATTTACAATAAAAATAAAGAGCGTAAACATGTACAGGTAATCCCATGGCTGAATCCTGTTTTGATCGAGCAGGCAGGATATGATTTCTGCTCCCA
This genomic window contains:
- a CDS encoding glycerate kinase; its protein translation is MHILIAPNAFKNSLSAEDAALAVKQGLQMSKLKCTVTCFPIADGGDGTGSLIIKQCKGKVIKKEVHHPFGTKIMSQFGLIDNGKTAVVEMADASGLRLLNKDELNPMLASSAGTGELISFALDEGVNKIIIAMGGSATVDGGCGILAALGARFFDRADNLLQPVPQGLANLARIDISQLDERVFDCEIIVLCDVNNKLLGPDGSAAIFGPQKGAGPEEVARLEKFLVNLDDITGKQAGKRLSAMKYGGTAGGAAAGLSAFLNAKLVNGIGYFLQVTGFDAVLKKSNLLITAEGSIDMQTLQGKGPFGVAELAKKNDIPVIGLAGLIPLTENIELNKYFDILLAIGNGAEDLPEALKHTRVNLVRTARVIGDLLSMKK